In the Natrinema sp. CBA1119 genome, GAGAACGGCGTGCAAGGTCCGGTCGCTCATCGTCCGGATGTATGGGAACCAGAGCATGCCGAGCGCGACGGGAATCACCCCGACGAACAGTCCGATAAGCGCCAGCGTCCACAGGACGTCAGCGCCGAAGCCGGGACTCTGCTGGGGCGCTTCGATACCGTGACTGACCGTCGCGCCGTCCGAGAGCACGAGATCGACCTCGAGGTCCCAGCCCGGATTCCAGTGATACGGAACGACGACGCGCGCGCTTTCTCGCGGCTCGAGCGTCCGATCACCGCCGGCGCCCTCGACGCGGAAGTTCCAGTAGGCCTCGTCGACGAGGACCTGCGAGATCGTTACTTCCTCCGGGCCGTTGTTCGTGACGTGCAAGACGACGGTGTCATCGCTCGGCAGCGTGGAGTGAGTGACCGTCACGTCGGGGAGCGGTTCACCACCCTGTATCCCTGCGAGGGGAGAGGTGAACACGAACGCGCCCAGGACGAGGACGAGCAATACGATCGGGAGCACCGCAGTGACCCATCGCGGGACGCCGAGCGGCTGCCCGACCTCGGTTTCGGCCGGTAGGCCTCCGTCCGTCGTGGTATCCCGCCGTTCGTCCGCCATTTAGACCACCTCGAAGAAGCTCATCCAGCCGAGTTCGGCGAACTCCGACTGATGAGCGTGGAACATGTACAGCCCCGGCTCGTGATCGGAGTAGTCGAGTTCGATGATACCTCGCTGGGCCTGCGTCTGCATGACCGTGTCGACGGTCTGGCGCGTCGGTAGCAACGTCGTCCCGTGGTCGTAGTAATCGAAGAACTGCGAGTGGGTATGGAAAGAGTTGACAAGGTCGAACTCCGTCGCGTTCACGAGATACACTCGCTGCCGTTCGTTCTTGTCGATCCGGATGGGGCGTTTCGTCTCGCCAGCCGTCCAGTCGCCGTTCCCGTCGGTCTCGCCGACGCCGTATGCGAAGGCCCGCGTATTCGCAGCGTAGACCTCGTTTCCGCCGTCGAAGTTGGTATCGAACGAGTTCATCACGATCACCAACTCGTTGACGGCGTCGTTCTCGGCGTACTCGTGGTTGCGCGTCTTGGCCTCGTCGACCAGATCGTCGACCATCGCGTCGGTGATCTGACTCGGATGGTCCGTCACGTAATCGGCAGGGTTCTCCCTGACCCGTTCGGGATCCGGATCGACGATCATCGCGCCGTAAAGGCCACGGTGAATGTGCTCTTTCAACGGCAGCGAGTGGCAGTGATAGAAGTGCACGCCGGCGGGCTGTGCGATCCACTCGTAGGTGTACGACTCGCCGGTCTCGAGCACGCCGGGTCCGTTCTGGGGAATGCCGTCCATTTCGGGGTCGAGATTCTTCAGGTGCGGGTGAATCGTGTGGGCGTGTCGCCCGAAGTTTTCGAACGTGACCCGAATGAGATCACCCTCGACGGCGCGGATCGTCGGCCCCGGTACCTGCCCGTTGAACGCCCAGGCTTCGAACTCGATGCCCGGCGCGATCGTAATCGTCGTATCGACTGCGGTGAACTCGAACTCCCGAACGGTTCGGCCGTTCTCCTCGTAGATTCGTTGTGGGACGGCGTCCTGACCGCTCTCGCCCGTGTTGAACGTTCTCAGGAACTCGTGGGGATCGAAAGTCGAATCGCGGTACTCGTCGACGGCACCGAACGTCCCGTGTTCGTCCTCGTCGTGGCCGGAATCGGCACCCGCTCGCGTACTCCCGATCCCGACCGCAGCACTCCCGGCGACCCCGAGCCCGCCGAGCACCGTTCGTCGGCTGACGTCCGGTTTCTCCCCGACCGCTTCGACGAGTCGTTCCTCAAGCTGTGCTGTAACTTCAGCTGCGCTGGTATAATCTAGTGATGGCATGGTCTCGATTCCGATCTGGGTACTCGTCCGTTCACGTTCGGGTGTTAGTCGACCCCCTATATGAATTTGACGCGTCTAAATTTAGATCATGTCTAATCAAAATATCTAACGAGTCAATCGGTAAACGGGAAGTCGCGGATGCCGTGCCTGACTGGACAGTTCGGTCAATATACCGCCACTGGAAGTTTCTTGCGCATTCGTCCCGTGGTAACTGAAAATATTATTCGACCACGGATTCTTCTGGCGACAGTCGCTTCGATCGATGCAACCGTGGTATCAATCCCTCGTAATTAAATTAGATATGTCTAATTCTTTGGTTCGAACTGGGTTCTCGCTCGACGGCAGGTGGGAAATCAGTATCAATTCGTACTCGAATCGGACCTGTCGAAAGACCGGCTCGTCCGTTCCTCGTGAGAGATTCCGTCGTACCCCATTTTCGACCAGAGAACGCGAGTACAGTCGCGAGGAGTTCGAGAGAGCGCCGAATCGACTCGAGGAAACGAACCGATCCCGTCCTGGGCCTCGGACTGTGACACGAGTCGGGAACTAGGTCCCGAGGACGTCGATCACCGGTTCCTCACCGACCATCCGCGCCAAAACGACTTGCCTCACGGCCGGCGCTCGCTCGAGCAACTCCCGTCCGATGTCCGCTGCGACATCCCGCATCTTGGCGTCATCGACCTTGTTGAGGAGCGGGACGACCGTCGCTCCGTCCGGAACTCCCTTGTGCCCGCCGCGATCGCTCGCGAGCACTCGAGCGACGTCTTCGGGCCGGATCACATCGCCGCGATCGAGCCCGGTGATCGCCGCCACTCGCTCCGGCCGGTGGACGTGGTCGGCCGAGAGCGGTTTTCCGACGGCCTGCACGCTCGCGATCGGGACGACGGTGTCGACGTGTCGGGGAAGTTGCGGTTCGCGCTCGTTCGGTGCCTTGAACTCCCGCGTCCGCGCACCATCGGCCTTGACGAGAACGAGATCGGCGACGTCGGCCGTCGCGATGTCGTCGACGACATCGGGATCGTACCCCACGTACCGGTCTTCGCCCTCCCGCTCCGGGACGACGCCGACGGGCCACGCGTCCGCTCGCTCGAGGGCCGCAACCGGGTCGTCAGTCACGGCGACTTCCTCGACGTGTCGATCGAAGATCGGGATCCGAACCGTCGCCGTCACGACCGCTCGCAGGGAGCGATCGCTTGCGGCGCGTTCGGCAAGCGTATAGAGCGTCGTCTTCTTGCCGCCCGCACCGACGACGGCGACGACGCCGGACTCCGCTCGGAGCGCCTCGAGAACGTCCATATCGACGCTACGACCGGAGCCGGCTAATCATTTGGGTCCGTGGCCCCGCGGCCGTCGTTCGAGCCCGCCGCAGCGAGGGCGGGGTCCGCCCTGCTCTTTTATCGGCTCGTAGGCCGTACTGAAACGGAGAGCAACGATGGGTTCGATTCTCGTCAGTTACGGGACCGGTGAGGGACAGACGGCGACGGTCGCCGATCGAATCGGCGACGTGTTCGCTGACCGCGGGCACGATGCCACCGTGATGAACGTCGACGAGATTCCGGCGGACTTCGACTGCGAGGCGTACGATGCCGTGCTCGTCGGCGCATCGATCCACATGGGGAAACACCAGCCGGCAGTTCGGGATTTCGTGCGAACTACCCGCGAGACGCTGGCCGCCCGTCCGACGGCGTTCTTCCAGCTGTCCATGTCCGACGCCGTGAGCGACGAAACCCGGCGTGCTGAAGCGGCGGGCTACGTCGATGCGTTCCTCGAGGAGACCGACTGGCAGCCCGACCGAATCGCCCGCTTCGGGGGCGCGCTCCGGTACTCGAAGTACGGCTTCCTCAAGCGGCTCATGATGAAACGGATCGCCACGGATGCGACCGGCGATACGGACACCTCCCGCGACTACGAGTACACCGACTGGGACGAGGTCGAGGCCTTTGCCGCGGACTTCGCCGCGTTCGTCGAGGGTCGTCTCGGCCTGGGATCGCCCGAAGAAGGCAGCGCGAACTGACTCGAATGGCCGCCGCTCACCCCCTCATTCCACGTTCGTACGGCATCGCATCGCTCGTGACACTCGTCCTGACGGTCATTGCGACGCTGGTGGGGCTGTTCGTCCCCGGCTTCTACCGCGACGCGCCGGTACTGCTCCCGCAGGTATACGGCCAGGACCTGCTGACGCTCGTCGTCGCCGTCCCCGCGCTGGCCGTCTCGCTGTTCTTCGCCGCTCGCGGCTCGCTCAGAGGATACGTCTCGTGGCTCGGCGTCACCGGCTACCTGCTGTACACGTACGCCTCCTACGCGTTCATGACCGCGTTCAACGAACTCTACCTCGTCTACGTCGCGTTGCTCTGGCTGACGCTGTTTACGTTCGTTGGCGGAACGGTCCGTCTCGATGCATCCGCGTTGAAACGGCAGGTCGGAGACGCGTCGATCCGCTCGTACGTCGGCTTCCAGCTGTTGCTGGTCGTCCTGATCTCGCTGCTCTGGCTGTCGGAAATCCTGCCGGCGACCGTTTCGGGGACGACACCGCCGAGCATCGCCGACGCCGGACTCCCGACGTCGGTGATCTACTCGCTCGATCTCGGCGTCGTCGTGCCCGCGTTCGCCCTCTCGGCGTACTGGCTCTGGCAGCGCCAGGCGTGGGGATACGCGTTCACGGCTGTCCTCCTCGTCAAGATCGCGACCCTCGGTGGAGCCGTGCTGGCGATGTCGGTGTTCATGGTCCGCGATGGCCAACCGGTACCGCTCCCGCAAATCGTCATCTTCGGCGCGCTGACGCTCGTCAGTGTATTCCTGATGGGACGGTTCCTGCTCTCCATCGGTTCCGAGCCGCGCTTCACAGCCGACCGGGTCGACACCTAGAGCCCGAGTATCTCCCGCGCCTGCACCGGCGTCGTGCCCTCGCGGCCCAGTTCCGCCGCGACGCGGACAACGCGTTCGACCAGTTGCGCGTTGCTCTCGGCACCGTCACGATACTCGAGAGATGGACAGCTCATACGTGCCATGGCGTCTGTTAACGGTCATCGTTGTTTCCGTCGCCCGCCTCGAGGTTCGGTCCCGAACCGTCGTCTCGAGTCACGAGTGATCCGGTTTTGGGCGAGTCGGAATAAGCGGTAACCCGCGTGTCCCCCGGTGACGCGAACGCGAGCAAACGATTCAAACACTGGGTCCCTAACAGCGGTAATGTCACCGAACACATCCGGACTCCACCACGTCACGGCGATCGCCGAGGACCCGCAGGCGAACGCCGACTTCTACGTCGGGACGCTCGGCCTGCGATTCGTGAAGAAGACCGTCAACCACGATGATACGGGCACCTACCACTTCTACTTCGGCGACGGCGAGGGCTCTCCCGGGACGAATATCACCTTCTTCCCGTGGACCGATCAGGGACACGAGGGTCGGTTCGGCGCTGGACAGACACGGACGACTGCCTACGGAATCGCTTCGGATTCGGTCGACTACTGGCGCGACCGCCTCGAGTCTCGGGGCGTCGAGTTCACGGCGGAAGAACGGTTCGACGAGACCGTGCTCCGGTTTTCGGACCCGGACGGGATCGAACTCGAACTCGTCGCGACCGATGACGAATTTGACGCGACGCCGTGGGAGGACGGCCCGGTTCCGACCGAGCACCAGCTCCGGGGCTTCTACAACGTCGCGCTCGCCGTCGACGACTACGGCCCGACCGAGACGATTCTGACCGACGTCCTCGGCTACGAACTCGAGGCCGAAGCGGGCGGCCGTCGGCGCTACCGAAGCGCAACGGGCGGTCCGGGCTCGGTGGTCGACCTCGTCGAGACCGATGCCGGACGCGGGCAGATGGGCATCGGAACCGTTCACCACGTCGCGTTCGTGGCGGAAAGCGTCGAGGAACAGGAGGAGTGGCGCGAGGCCTTCGCCGCGGCGGGGCTGTCGCCCTCCGAGGTTATCGACCGGAAGTACTTCCAGTCGATCTACACGCGCGAACCGGGCGGCGTCCTCTTCGAGATGGCGACGACCGGGCCCGGCTTCACGGAAGACGAGGGCCTCGAGGCGTTGGGCGAACGGCTAGCGCTCCCGGGGTGGCTCGAGAACGAACGCGAGGAGATCGAGGCCCAGTTACCCGAGTTCGAGGGGCCGAACGTCGACTCGAGTAGGGACTGACTCGAGCCGCTGAGGGCCGGAAACCCACAATTCCTTTGACTGATCTCTCCGTACGAACGGTATGAAAGTCGCTGTATTCGGTGCCGGCGGCGTCGGCGGCTATCTCGGGGCTCGCCTCGCGGACGCGGGCCACGAGGTCCATCTCGTCGCGAGAGGCGACCACCTCGCTGCACTCCGATCCGACGGTTTGCGCGTCGAGAGCATCCGCGGCGATACGTCGGTCGAGCTGCCGGCGACCGACGACCCGGCGGACATCGGGCCGTGTGATGTCGTCCTGTTCTGCGTGAAGGCCCACGATACGCGAGACGCGACCGCGGGTCTCGCCCCGCTACTCGGTGAGAGGACGGCGGTCGTCTCCGTCCAGAACGGCGTCGACAACGAGCGATGGCTCGCCGACGAAATCGGTGAGGACCACGTCGTCGGTGGCGTCGCCTACATCTTCTCGACCATCGGGGAGCCCGGCGTCGTCGAACACACCGGCGGGCCGGCCCGGTTCGTCTACGGCGAACTCGACGGCGAGCGAACCGACCG is a window encoding:
- a CDS encoding multicopper oxidase domain-containing protein, translated to MPSLDYTSAAEVTAQLEERLVEAVGEKPDVSRRTVLGGLGVAGSAAVGIGSTRAGADSGHDEDEHGTFGAVDEYRDSTFDPHEFLRTFNTGESGQDAVPQRIYEENGRTVREFEFTAVDTTITIAPGIEFEAWAFNGQVPGPTIRAVEGDLIRVTFENFGRHAHTIHPHLKNLDPEMDGIPQNGPGVLETGESYTYEWIAQPAGVHFYHCHSLPLKEHIHRGLYGAMIVDPDPERVRENPADYVTDHPSQITDAMVDDLVDEAKTRNHEYAENDAVNELVIVMNSFDTNFDGGNEVYAANTRAFAYGVGETDGNGDWTAGETKRPIRIDKNERQRVYLVNATEFDLVNSFHTHSQFFDYYDHGTTLLPTRQTVDTVMQTQAQRGIIELDYSDHEPGLYMFHAHQSEFAELGWMSFFEVV
- the yqeC gene encoding selenium cofactor biosynthesis protein YqeC, whose protein sequence is MDVLEALRAESGVVAVVGAGGKKTTLYTLAERAASDRSLRAVVTATVRIPIFDRHVEEVAVTDDPVAALERADAWPVGVVPEREGEDRYVGYDPDVVDDIATADVADLVLVKADGARTREFKAPNEREPQLPRHVDTVVPIASVQAVGKPLSADHVHRPERVAAITGLDRGDVIRPEDVARVLASDRGGHKGVPDGATVVPLLNKVDDAKMRDVAADIGRELLERAPAVRQVVLARMVGEEPVIDVLGT
- a CDS encoding flavodoxin domain-containing protein → MGSILVSYGTGEGQTATVADRIGDVFADRGHDATVMNVDEIPADFDCEAYDAVLVGASIHMGKHQPAVRDFVRTTRETLAARPTAFFQLSMSDAVSDETRRAEAAGYVDAFLEETDWQPDRIARFGGALRYSKYGFLKRLMMKRIATDATGDTDTSRDYEYTDWDEVEAFAADFAAFVEGRLGLGSPEEGSAN
- a CDS encoding ring-cleaving dioxygenase, with the protein product MSPNTSGLHHVTAIAEDPQANADFYVGTLGLRFVKKTVNHDDTGTYHFYFGDGEGSPGTNITFFPWTDQGHEGRFGAGQTRTTAYGIASDSVDYWRDRLESRGVEFTAEERFDETVLRFSDPDGIELELVATDDEFDATPWEDGPVPTEHQLRGFYNVALAVDDYGPTETILTDVLGYELEAEAGGRRRYRSATGGPGSVVDLVETDAGRGQMGIGTVHHVAFVAESVEEQEEWREAFAAAGLSPSEVIDRKYFQSIYTREPGGVLFEMATTGPGFTEDEGLEALGERLALPGWLENEREEIEAQLPEFEGPNVDSSRD
- a CDS encoding 2-dehydropantoate 2-reductase — encoded protein: MKVAVFGAGGVGGYLGARLADAGHEVHLVARGDHLAALRSDGLRVESIRGDTSVELPATDDPADIGPCDVVLFCVKAHDTRDATAGLAPLLGERTAVVSVQNGVDNERWLADEIGEDHVVGGVAYIFSTIGEPGVVEHTGGPARFVYGELDGERTDRIERLDDALSASDGIDAVLATDIRVELWRKFAFICAQAGMTATTRLPIGELRETDASWAMYRRIIEEVCAVARAEDVDLPDETVDEWLEFARELDSEMYSSLHYDLTHDKRLELDALHGSVVRHASEVDVDVPMNEAVHAILRPWADRAGR